The nucleotide window ATAATATATTTGACAAGTAATTTTCAACAAACAATTAACATCATCATGCCGATAACAGCTAACGACACTAGTAGAAGATCATGGTTAGAAGTCTTGCCAGACAGTGATTTTCCTATCCAAAATATTCCTTTTGGGGTTTTTCTTACCAAAGAAAATATCGTCACGGTAGGCTCAAGAATTGGTGATTTTGCAATCGATTTGGGTGCTTTACAACAATTGAATTACTTTGAAGGGATTGAATTGACAGACGATATGTTCATGCAGGATACCCTCAATGATTTTATATCAGACGGTCAAAAAACATGGAGATTGGTGAGAAACAGAATTGCTGAAATTTTTGACGCAACAAACCCTGAATTAAGAGACAACCCCAAACACAGAAGTATAGTAATTTTCAGAATGGAAGATGTTGAAATGCAACTTCCTGTATTAATTGGTGATTATACCGATTTTTATTCTAGTAAGGAACACGCCACTAATGTTGGGAAAATGTTCCGTGATCCGGAAAACGCTTTATTGCCAAACTGGCTCCACATCCCGATAGGATACCACGGTAGAAGTTCGTCTATTATTCCATCCGGAATTCCGGTACACAGACCAATGGGACAAATCCTGCCACATGGGGAAACTACACCAGTTTTTGGCCCATCTCGTTCAGTTGATTTCGAATTGGAAACGGCTTTTATCACAACGGATTGCAATATTATGGGAGAAACTGTCCCCATCAGTGAAGTCGAAGATTTTATTTTCGGAATGGTTTTATTGAATGATTGGAGTGCCCGAGATATCCAAAAATGGGAATATGTTCCGCTTGGACCTTTCTTATCCAAGAATTTTGCCACTTCAATTTCGCCATGGATTATCACGATGGATGCATTGGAACCTTTCAGAACCAAAGGACCTAAACAGGAACCAACTCCTTTCCCTTATTTACAACAAAAAGGGAAACACTCATTTGACATCAATCTCGAAGTATCCATAGTTCCAGAAAATGCAAAACCCACCGTTGTTTCCAAAACCAATTTTAAATATATATATTGGACAATGAACCAACAATTGGCACATCACACATCAAACGGATGTCGTGTAAATTCTGGTGATATGATGGGATCAGGAACTATTTCCGGTCCTACACCAGACAGTTACGGATCGATGCTTGAACTGACATGGGGAGGAAAAAACCCTATCCAGCTAAATGATGGTTCCCAACGCAAATTTATCAACGATGGAGACACGGTAATTATCAATGGATACAGTCAAAACGGACAGGTTCGTATTGGTTTTGGAGAATGCTCCAGTAAATTATTACCCCCTTTTGTAAGACAATAAACAGACAAATTATATAAAAACCGGCAAGAAATTTGTCGGTTTTTTTTTGAAATATTTTAAACAAAAAACAACAAAGCATAGTAAGTTTGCAAAACAAACCATCACAATTCATTGCCCCTATTATAATGAAAAAAATTACTTTACTGATTACCTTTATCACACTGCTAACTTCTTGTGGTGTAAAACAAACCAAAAACAATCTATCATCGGGAAATTACGATGCTGCCATAGATATCGCACTTTCCAATTTACGCTCCAACAAAGACAAAAAAGGAAAACAGGATTATATTTATTTATTGGAAGAAGCTTTCGCCAAAGCCAAAGAACGCGACCTGAACACAATTAATTTCTTAACCAAAGAAAACAACCCAGCCAATTTTGAAAAAATATACAATACGTATATGGCACTGAATGATCGTCAGGAAAAAATAAAACCATTGCTTCCGCTGAAATTAATCAACGAAGGGAGAAATGCAATTTTCCCATTTGATAATTATAACGACGGAATCATAAGCAGCAAAAATGATTTATCCAATTATTTGTACACCAATTCAAAAACATTGATGCTCACCAAAAACAAAATGAATTACCGCAAGGTTTATGATGATTTGGCTTATTTGGATAGAATAAATCCCAATTATAAAGACGTTGCCAAAATCATGTCTGAAGCTCAGTTTAAAGGAACCGATTTTGTAATCGTAAATACCCAAAACGAAACCAATATGATTATTCCGGCACAGCTTCAGAATGATTTATTGGATTTTAAAAGCTATAAATTGAATGATAAATGGACCGTTTACCACAGCGTTAAGCAAAAAGACATAAGCTATGATTATGGAATGTTCATCAACTTTAAGTCAATTTTTATTTCACCAGAACAAATAAAAGAAAGAGAATTCATAAAGGAACGTCAAGTTGTTGACGGTCAAAAAAAACAAATTGATGCCAACGGAAAAGTGGTTGTCGACAGACAAGGAAACCCAATTATGGTTGACAATATGGTTAATGCCACAGTAAAGATTTATGAAGTTCGCCAATTCAAATCATGCCAAATCACTGCCAAAATAGATTATATCAACAACAAAAACAACCAACAATTGGAATCCTTTCCTGTAACAAGCGAGTTTGTTTTTGAGAATATCTATTCCACATTCAAAGGGGATCGTCGTGCGGCTGATAATAATTATTATGGCTATTTTGATAAAAAAGTGGTTCCTTTCCCCACTAGCGAACAAATGGTGTATGATACAGGCGAAGATTTAAAAGCCAAAATCAATTCAATTATTACAAAGAATCAATTTACAAAATAAAGCGCATATAAATACAAAAAAGCAACCCATTCAGAGTTGCTTTTTTTGCTGATATATTATTTTTAAACCTAAAATATAACGCCACAATGCTCAGCATACATTGTGAAAATCTTTGTGTTTTTGCCTCAACAAAAAACACTTTATGTTTTTGTAATTATAAAACCAACAAAGGAGCAATTATACCAAAACTCACTTGCCCTGTTGTCCCATCCACTGCGCCAAAAGTATTTTGTGCATAAGACGAATAGTTATTTTTCTTAGCAATGTAACCTGCGTAAAACTTCAAATTAAAATCTTTAAATGGCAAATATTCAACTGTTGGAATTATACCGTAAGATTTCAATAAATTGTTTTCTTTGTTTGGATCAGGATTCCCATTCCAAGATGCGTTACTATTCATCACCGTAAGCAGGAGATTTAACCTTGGACGAATCTGATATTCAGCTCTAACCCAATTTTCCATATAACTCACATCTTCCGCCGCATATACATATTTACTTTTGATTATATTGGTAACTACAGATTTGCGATCCAAACCTTCATTACTATATTGAAAATCATAAAACAGTGTCAATTTACCTGCTTTAAATTTATTTCCCAAAGACACATAATTTCCTTTAGCATTTTTAGCATCATTAAAAAAACTGTAACTATATGTTGTTTCCAATTTATTGTCAAACAAATGACCTTTCCAATTTCCTACAGCAGCAAGTGGCATTTCGGATATTTCAATTCCAGGAGGCAAATTTGTAGCGTATTGTTCTTGGAAAGTTTTGGTTCTTGAATTCAATAATTGGAAATTAAAAATATTTTTATGATCCTCTAATGCAAACGAAAAAGCCGCTCCGACCAAAAAATTATCCGCCGTATTGTTAATAGTATTGTATGATAAAATCTCTATTGGATTTGTCAAAAGCTCATAACCTCCCCAATCACCAATCATTTTTCCAAAACTAAATTTTGCCTGCGGCGTTACATCAAACACCAAATAAGCCATATCAACGGCACGATTAATATTATCTACAGTTCCGTTATCGGCAATTTTGGTATACCTGTTTCTAAATCTAAAGAAAACTTTGTCGTGAATTTTCCCTTTCACTTCCAATCGTAATTGGTTCATGGAGAAAGCAGAATTTGTATGATCTCCATTAACAAAATAATTATCGAAAGCCATTCGGGTATTAAAAATAATATCTACATCTTTTAACAACGTTAACTTAGGAGTAGGAATCAATGGCTGCTGTCCGGCATTTTCTTCAAGCGTTTTTATTTGCCCAAAAGATAAAATTGGCAATAAAAATATCCAATAAATAATATATTTTTTCATTAAAAAAGTATCTACTATTTGTACCTATTTTATTTTTTCAAAAGTTACTTTTCCAGTTTCAATATCATAAACTGCTCCAATAATAGTAATTTTCTTTTGCTCATAATTTTCTTTTAAAATTGGTTCAGCATTTTTTAGAAAATTAACACCATGCAAAACATTAGCATTCACAGCATTGTCCATTGACAATTTATTGGCTTTAACAAGGTCGTTTTCTTCTTTTTCGTTACCAATGTATTCAACTATTTTTTTGATATGATCCTCTTGATCGTAATTTCCCTTTGTATCGACAAATGCTTTTACGGCACCACAACTTTTATGTCCCATGACAACAATCAATTTGCAGTCCAAATGTTCAACAGCATACTCAATGCTTCCCAATTCATAATCGCCCATTACGTTTCCGGCGGTTCTAATAGAGAAAATATCCCCAAGGCCTTGATCAAACACTAATTCTGCCGGAACTCTTGAGTCCGAACAGCTCACAACAACGGCAAATGGATGCTGTCCTCCTTTAAGTTCTCTTAATCTTTTTAGGGTTTCATCGGGGTGCACCGGTTTTCCCGAAGCAAATCTTTTATTTCCCTCCTGCAGTTTTTGAAGTGAAGACAAATTGTCGTTTTGGGCACTTGCCCCATAATTATAAACAGACAAAATGCTTATAAAAAGCAAAAAAAGTAGTCCTTTTTTTTTCATGATATTTCCTTTATTACGACAAAAATTAGTTGTATTAAACGTTATCACACAAACTCATTCTTGCTATTAAAGTTACAAAATTAGACTCATGAAATCTCGCAAATAGTGACATTTATCATATTTATAGAATTATAGGAAATATTTTAGATTACTAGTGATGCGTTAATTTTTAAAAATATTTCATAATTACACTAATACCAACGTATTACATACGTTCTTTGATTTTTTGATTTGAATTGAAAGTTAGCTTTGCAATCTTATTGTTAAGCTATGAATTCAGGGAAATATGTTTTTGCACAAATTCTAAATTTTATTAATCGTTATGAATTTGAAAAGTCCGTTATAAAATACAATGGCGATTACAGAACTAGAGATTTTAATTGTTGGAATCAATTTTTACAATTGTTCTTTGGTCAATTAACCTCTAGGAATTCTTTAAGAGATATTTGTACCTGTTTAAAAGCTCATCGAAACAAACTGTACCACCTTGGAATTAAGCAATATGTAAATCAATCTACTTTATCAAGAGCTAATGAAAGAAGAGATTACAGAATATTTGAGGATTTTGGATTTTTCTTAATCAATCAAGTTAGGCCAAAATACTCAGATGAATCAATTCTGAACATTGATATCGATAACGAGGTATTTGCATTAGATTCTACAACTATATCTCTAAGTTTAAAATTGTTTAGTTGGGCTCCTGGAAAATACTCTAGAGGGGCAATTAAAGTCCATACATTACTAGATTTAAGAGGTAGTATTCCGGCTTTTATACTCATCACTGACGGTAAATACCATGACAGTAACACGCTAGATGTTCTTATTCCAAATCCTGATGCTATTTACATAATGGACAAGGCTTATGTTGACTTTAAAGCTTTATATAGATTTCACGTAAGTGATGCATTTTTTATATCAAGATCAAAAACATCAATGAATTATTCCATTGTTGAGATAAACTATAATATTGACCAGAGTACAGGATTGAGAGGAGATAAAACTATAACACTTAATGGATACAAATCCAAAAAACTCTATCCAGAATCATTGAGACTAGTAGAATTTTATGACTTTGAAAGCGAAATAGAATTGTCTTTTTTAACCAATAATTTTGAATTAACAGCTCTAGAAATAGCGAATTTATATCGCAATAGATGGCAAATTGAGGTGTTTTTCAAGTGGATAAAACAAAATTTGACTATTAAAACTTTATGGGGACATTCCGAAAACGCAGTAAATATTCACATATGGATAGCAATTTCTACATATTTAATAATTGCAAAAATTAAAAAGGATTTAAAAAGTGATTTATCGATATATGAAATAATACAAATCCTGGGGATATCAGTATTTGACAAAACCCCATTAAGTGAGCTTCTAACAGATATTCAATCAAATCAAAATGTCAATGAACAGATAAACTTATTTAACAGTTAAATATTAACGCATCAGTACTAATTTTAGATTATCAAACGATATAGTTGATAACTAGACAAGAAATCAACTCGTATAGAAATAGTAATTATTCAATCACACCATTTACAAATTAATTATTTTATTACAATGGATTAGTACAAATCCGGCGTCAAAGTGATTTTAAACAGCTCTTTTTCGTAAATATCTTTGTAGTTATAAATCACCGTTGCATTATTATCTCGAAAGGCTTCAAGACTCGGATTCGTTTTAGAACTAGACAATATCTCTTTTTCTATGGATTTCTTCAAAGCCAAAACATCAATATTTTCTTTTTGGACACGCACCAATAAGAAGTCATATTGCACTGTATTATGTGGCAATGTAACAACGCTTTCCATCCTGATATCGTTACTAATCATCACCGGACAAGCCTTATTGTAATTATCAACCATACCGGCAAGTTCATCTCCAACTGGCTTATAATTGGAATAATAATATTGTGCCCCAAAAGCCAAAGCAATAACAACAACGATTTTGATTATTTTAGGAATATGCTGCTTTTTATTTATTTGTTTTCCTTCCATAATTATTTGTGATCAAAGCTTAAAACTTCTTTAAGAATCCATTCTTTATTTTCAAGCAAATAAACATGAGTGAATTTTGCTGTTCCTGTATAATTGTCTCCTTTGTTGGGTTCTCGGATATAGAAATCATGTATCCCGTTTTGTACAACTCCGTAGAGAACACCATTATCATATAACGGAAAAACTTCCAAAGACTCTTTACGAACTTTTCGGATTGGTTTTTTATTTGGGTCCGAACAAAGATTATTTTTGGTGTTTTCCAAAAATTTCTGCTTGTCCTGAATGCCGCCTCGGTCATGATAAAACACAAGATCTTTGTGTATCATCTTTTCCATATAAACGTAGTCGCACTGATTAAAACATCGATCAAAAAAAATACTGTCGTGTTTTTGCAAAGCCAAAAACAATTCGGAGTTTTTGGGTACTTGCGCAAACGCAAAATTGAAGGATACGAAAAGTAAAATCAGTATTTTTTTCATGCTTTGATTTTTTGTTATATTCAGAAAACAATTATCGTTGGCATTTGACACTAAGATAAGTCATATTTTATTCACAAGTGCTAGTGCGAGCGTCACGCTCGTGAACACAATCTGGATCCACTTTTCTTTATAAATATTTCAATTTTACTAATGTTTACTTTGTGGGCACAAGCGGGACGCTCGCGCTAGCAGAGGCAATGTTATTAAGTTAAGGAATACTGCTTTATTTACACTCAGATTTCGCAGATTTCCGCAAAAAAAAGTAAAAAAATCTGTCGAATCTGCATGATCTATTTTTATCCCCCTCAACTTAATGACATTGCGCTCGCGCTAGTAGAAACAAAATTATGTAAAAACCTAATGTCTTTATTACACATTATTCTCTACCTCAAATATAAACAATAACTTATACAAAAAACGGAACCTCTTTATTCTACTCAATATTCTAGTAAGCTGCGTGAGGGCAATGTCATTAAGTTAAGGATAAAACCATCGTTTTGTCATTCCGAGGCACGAGGAATCTCACTAGTGACTCACGTTATGTGTTTTCTCCTTCGTCGAAATGACATAAAAAACGCTTAACTTAATGACATTGTGCGTGAGGGATAGTAGCAAGCTACCAAAGTAGCGCGAATAGCCCGACAGCGTTGAGGAAAGGGGCTGTATAAGCGGTTTGCTGAGTAAGCCCCTTTTCTCGACGGTGGCATGCCCAAATAATTTCAAAAATGCTTCCTCTAATTCCTTCTAACAAAAAGAAAAAATACCTCTAAAAAACAGCCTTTTACAACAAGAAAATTTTTTTTATTACAAAAATCGCTATATTTGTTAAAAAATTGATTTTTATAGTTTTTTTAATATCTGATTTCAAAAAAAAACTGTAATTTTGCGCCAATGAAAAAAATAGAAACATATAACACAGTTATCTCTCGGATAATGACACTTAGGACTTCTCCCGAAGTACGGATGCTATAGTTTAGCCTCCGTTGTGTAATCGTATTATATTATTCATTTCTAATTTTTTATCGTTTTGAAATTATTTCCATTCTTATTTGGATTAATACATCCTAAAAAATTTACCAAACAAATATCATCTGCTTGTAGTTCAATTATTTGGATTGTTCTTTCTTGTATTTGCCCTATATTTGGCATTGCAAAAACGAAGCAAACCAAACTCAATTACGGCACATTTTTTTAATCTATAAATATGACTCTTGAAATGAACATTTCTATTGTAGTAACTCAGGAAGAACACTATAAGTATGCACAGGAAATATGCGATACAATAGAATCGTCTGCCCTACTGAGAGGTACTGGAATTGCTAAAAGAACTCCGGAATACATCATTAAAAAGATGGAAAAGGGAGATGCCGTTATTGCGCTCAACAACGGAATTTTTGCCGGTTTTTGTTATATCGAAAGTTGGCAGCACGGTCAATTTGTGGCACACTCCGGTTTAATCGTTCATCCGGATTACAGAAATTTAGGATTGGCAAAAAAAATTAAATCTTTCGTTTTTGATTATTCATTAGAAAAATACCCGAACGCGAAAGTTTTCGGAATTACTACGGGTCTTGCCGTAATGAAAATCAATTCGGAATTGGGATACAAACCGGTTCCTTTCTCTGAATTGACAAATGATCCAAGTTTTTGGAAAGGCTGTCAAACCTGTACCAATTACGAAATCCTAAAAAGCAAAGATTACAAAATGTGTTTGTGTACCGGTATGCTTTATGATCCAGCCG belongs to Flavobacterium gilvum and includes:
- the fahA gene encoding fumarylacetoacetase, with the protein product MPITANDTSRRSWLEVLPDSDFPIQNIPFGVFLTKENIVTVGSRIGDFAIDLGALQQLNYFEGIELTDDMFMQDTLNDFISDGQKTWRLVRNRIAEIFDATNPELRDNPKHRSIVIFRMEDVEMQLPVLIGDYTDFYSSKEHATNVGKMFRDPENALLPNWLHIPIGYHGRSSSIIPSGIPVHRPMGQILPHGETTPVFGPSRSVDFELETAFITTDCNIMGETVPISEVEDFIFGMVLLNDWSARDIQKWEYVPLGPFLSKNFATSISPWIITMDALEPFRTKGPKQEPTPFPYLQQKGKHSFDINLEVSIVPENAKPTVVSKTNFKYIYWTMNQQLAHHTSNGCRVNSGDMMGSGTISGPTPDSYGSMLELTWGGKNPIQLNDGSQRKFINDGDTVIINGYSQNGQVRIGFGECSSKLLPPFVRQ
- a CDS encoding porin, encoding MKKYIIYWIFLLPILSFGQIKTLEENAGQQPLIPTPKLTLLKDVDIIFNTRMAFDNYFVNGDHTNSAFSMNQLRLEVKGKIHDKVFFRFRNRYTKIADNGTVDNINRAVDMAYLVFDVTPQAKFSFGKMIGDWGGYELLTNPIEILSYNTINNTADNFLVGAAFSFALEDHKNIFNFQLLNSRTKTFQEQYATNLPPGIEISEMPLAAVGNWKGHLFDNKLETTYSYSFFNDAKNAKGNYVSLGNKFKAGKLTLFYDFQYSNEGLDRKSVVTNIIKSKYVYAAEDVSYMENWVRAEYQIRPRLNLLLTVMNSNASWNGNPDPNKENNLLKSYGIIPTVEYLPFKDFNLKFYAGYIAKKNNYSSYAQNTFGAVDGTTGQVSFGIIAPLLVL
- a CDS encoding carbonic anhydrase, whose protein sequence is MKKKGLLFLLFISILSVYNYGASAQNDNLSSLQKLQEGNKRFASGKPVHPDETLKRLRELKGGQHPFAVVVSCSDSRVPAELVFDQGLGDIFSIRTAGNVMGDYELGSIEYAVEHLDCKLIVVMGHKSCGAVKAFVDTKGNYDQEDHIKKIVEYIGNEKEENDLVKANKLSMDNAVNANVLHGVNFLKNAEPILKENYEQKKITIIGAVYDIETGKVTFEKIK
- a CDS encoding IS4 family transposase; translation: MNSGKYVFAQILNFINRYEFEKSVIKYNGDYRTRDFNCWNQFLQLFFGQLTSRNSLRDICTCLKAHRNKLYHLGIKQYVNQSTLSRANERRDYRIFEDFGFFLINQVRPKYSDESILNIDIDNEVFALDSTTISLSLKLFSWAPGKYSRGAIKVHTLLDLRGSIPAFILITDGKYHDSNTLDVLIPNPDAIYIMDKAYVDFKALYRFHVSDAFFISRSKTSMNYSIVEINYNIDQSTGLRGDKTITLNGYKSKKLYPESLRLVEFYDFESEIELSFLTNNFELTALEIANLYRNRWQIEVFFKWIKQNLTIKTLWGHSENAVNIHIWIAISTYLIIAKIKKDLKSDLSIYEIIQILGISVFDKTPLSELLTDIQSNQNVNEQINLFNS
- a CDS encoding nuclear transport factor 2 family protein, which codes for MKKILILLFVSFNFAFAQVPKNSELFLALQKHDSIFFDRCFNQCDYVYMEKMIHKDLVFYHDRGGIQDKQKFLENTKNNLCSDPNKKPIRKVRKESLEVFPLYDNGVLYGVVQNGIHDFYIREPNKGDNYTGTAKFTHVYLLENKEWILKEVLSFDHK
- a CDS encoding GNAT family N-acetyltransferase, whose product is MNISIVVTQEEHYKYAQEICDTIESSALLRGTGIAKRTPEYIIKKMEKGDAVIALNNGIFAGFCYIESWQHGQFVAHSGLIVHPDYRNLGLAKKIKSFVFDYSLEKYPNAKVFGITTGLAVMKINSELGYKPVPFSELTNDPSFWKGCQTCTNYEILKSKDYKMCLCTGMLYDPAEKPKDPPKHPFNVRIWNRLKEIKQALFLKTKK